The Mauremys mutica isolate MM-2020 ecotype Southern chromosome 1, ASM2049712v1, whole genome shotgun sequence genome has a segment encoding these proteins:
- the TIGAR gene encoding fructose-2,6-bisphosphatase TIGAR isoform X2, translated as MVRFALTIVRHGETRYNKDKILQGQGVDEPLSATGFRQADAAGIFLSNVKFTHVFSSDLLRAKQTASTIIGKNKFCKDIVIQYDARLRERKYGIAEGRPLSDLKAMAKAAGEQCPLFTPSGGETLDEVCVPCALLPEIFPSVVSIRPALVPSGATHSCTSIRRAAGNAPFQAWSTLEEKGNRSKSTPTGLNTARRSCGDAATAECWLVPSILTLSCPLLPPSTSDYSGSSSMDKKMIRAG; from the exons ATGGTCCGGTTCGCTTTGACCATCGTTCGGCA TGGAGAAACAAGATACAACAAAGACAAGATACTTCAAG gacAAGGTGTGGATGAGCCCCTTTCTGCAACTGGTTTCAGACAAGCAGATGCTGCTGGTATATTTCTCAGTAATGTAAAGTTTACTCATGTCTTCTCAAGTGACCTCCTTCGAGCGAAGCAG actGCATCCACAATTATAGGAAAGAATAAGTTTTGCAAAGATATTGTAATACAGTATGATGCAAGACTTCGAGAGAGG AAATATGGGATTGCTGAAGGAAGGCCATTGAGTGACCTAAAGGCAATGGCAAAGGCTGCTGGAGAGCAATGTCCTTTGTTTACACCATCTGGAGGAGAAACACTAGATGAG gtgtgtgTGCCATGTGCACTGTTgccagagatttttccctcagtggtatccatcaGGCCAGCTCTAGTGCCCTCTGGTGCCACACACTCATGCACTAGCATAAGGCGTGCTGCTGGCAATGCACcctttcaggcctggtctacactggaggagAAGGGAAATCGATCTAAATCAACACCCACTGGATTGAACACTGCCCGTCGATCctgcgg AGACGCAGCTACAGCTGAGTGCTGGTTGGTGCCCTCTATCCTTACTCTCAGCTgccctcttcttcctccctccacTTCAGACTACAGTGGCAGTAGCTCCATGGACAAGAAGATGATCAGAGCTGGCTGA
- the TIGAR gene encoding fructose-2,6-bisphosphatase TIGAR isoform X1 yields the protein MVRFALTIVRHGETRYNKDKILQGQGVDEPLSATGFRQADAAGIFLSNVKFTHVFSSDLLRAKQTASTIIGKNKFCKDIVIQYDARLRERKYGIAEGRPLSDLKAMAKAAGEQCPLFTPSGGETLDEVRARAKNFFEFLCQLSIEEECQKEQAVLGMAGNGLETLEGKPVFPLRNHCCGLELNSDTDKDTKMLNPNILVVSHGAYMRNWFGYFVLDLKCTLPSVLKKSQLSSESPNTGVSHFIINLGNGDVIKPEISCICLNRDDHLADVNTENV from the exons ATGGTCCGGTTCGCTTTGACCATCGTTCGGCA TGGAGAAACAAGATACAACAAAGACAAGATACTTCAAG gacAAGGTGTGGATGAGCCCCTTTCTGCAACTGGTTTCAGACAAGCAGATGCTGCTGGTATATTTCTCAGTAATGTAAAGTTTACTCATGTCTTCTCAAGTGACCTCCTTCGAGCGAAGCAG actGCATCCACAATTATAGGAAAGAATAAGTTTTGCAAAGATATTGTAATACAGTATGATGCAAGACTTCGAGAGAGG AAATATGGGATTGCTGAAGGAAGGCCATTGAGTGACCTAAAGGCAATGGCAAAGGCTGCTGGAGAGCAATGTCCTTTGTTTACACCATCTGGAGGAGAAACACTAGATGAG GTAAGGGCACGTGCAAAGAATTTCTTTGAATTTCTGTGCCAACTTTCTATTGAAGAAGAGTGTCAGAAAGAACAAGCTGTTCTGGGTATGGCAGGCAATGGCTTGGAAACATTAGAAGGAAAACCAGTTTTCCCTTTGAGAAACCACTGCTGTGGACTTGAACTTAATTCTGATACTGACAAAGATACAAAAATGTTAAATCCCAATATATTGGTGGTGAGTCATGGGGCATACATGAGAAACTGGTTTGGTTATTTTGTTTTGGATCTAAAATGCACTTTAccatcagttttaaaaaagtctcaGTTATCTTCTGAGAGTCCTAATACTGGAGTGAGTCACTTCATTATAAACCTTGGAAATGGAGATGTGATTAAACCTGAAATCAGTTGTATTTGTCTTAATCGAGACGATCATTTAGCAGATGTGAATACTGAAAATGTGTAG